Proteins encoded by one window of Chondromyces crocatus:
- a CDS encoding argininosuccinate synthase, whose amino-acid sequence MNQQGGAKKTAVLAFSGGLDTSFCVPWLQDRGYEVATLFVDTGGVDAEERAYIEERARALGAVRHETYDGAQNIWDDIVVPLVIGGQLYQDTYPLLVSDRYIIVEQSLRLADRLGTKVFAHGCTGMGNDQVRFDQTVRSLGDYEIVAPIREIQHEHTAVRAYEAKFLEERGFAVRGKTTRYSINQNILGVTASGTEIDEFQAPGDETWTLCAHPTKWPREALRVTIGFERGVAVTLDGKATPGPAILKALNERMGAYGVGRGIYTGDTTIGLKGRIVFECPGITALMVAHRALEEAVLTAHQNSFKPTVAKKWVELVYKGFFFEPLKADLEAYLRESQAFVSGEVTLETWGGSVLPVAVSSDHILRHKGAVYAQSADWGAAEAEGFIKLYGMSSTLSAAINKPARGGKVTTKE is encoded by the coding sequence ATGAACCAGCAAGGTGGCGCGAAGAAGACGGCGGTCCTGGCGTTCTCCGGGGGGCTCGACACGAGCTTCTGCGTGCCGTGGTTGCAGGATCGGGGCTACGAGGTGGCGACGCTCTTCGTCGACACCGGCGGCGTGGACGCGGAAGAGCGGGCGTACATCGAGGAGCGGGCCCGCGCGCTGGGGGCCGTGCGCCACGAGACCTACGACGGCGCGCAGAACATCTGGGACGACATCGTCGTGCCGCTCGTGATCGGCGGGCAGCTCTACCAGGACACGTACCCGCTCCTCGTGAGCGATCGCTACATCATCGTGGAGCAGTCGCTTCGGCTCGCCGACCGGCTCGGGACGAAGGTCTTCGCGCACGGCTGCACCGGGATGGGCAACGATCAGGTGCGCTTCGACCAGACGGTGCGCTCGCTCGGCGACTACGAGATCGTGGCGCCGATTCGCGAGATCCAGCACGAGCACACGGCCGTGCGCGCCTACGAGGCGAAGTTCCTGGAGGAGCGCGGCTTCGCCGTGCGCGGGAAGACGACGCGCTACTCGATCAACCAGAACATCCTCGGCGTGACGGCCTCGGGCACGGAGATCGACGAATTCCAGGCCCCCGGCGACGAGACGTGGACGCTGTGCGCACACCCGACGAAATGGCCCAGGGAGGCGCTGCGCGTGACCATCGGCTTCGAGCGCGGCGTGGCGGTGACGCTCGACGGAAAGGCGACCCCGGGGCCCGCGATCCTGAAGGCGCTGAACGAGCGCATGGGCGCCTACGGCGTGGGCCGCGGGATCTACACGGGCGACACCACGATCGGCCTGAAGGGCCGGATCGTGTTCGAGTGCCCGGGAATCACCGCGCTGATGGTGGCCCACCGCGCGCTCGAAGAGGCCGTGCTGACGGCGCACCAGAACTCGTTCAAGCCCACGGTGGCGAAGAAGTGGGTGGAGCTGGTCTACAAGGGCTTCTTCTTCGAGCCCCTGAAGGCCGATCTGGAGGCGTACCTGCGCGAGAGCCAGGCGTTCGTGTCCGGCGAGGTGACGCTGGAGACGTGGGGCGGATCGGTGCTGCCGGTGGCGGTGTCGAGCGACCACATCCTGCGGCACAAGGGCGCCGTCTACGCGCAGAGCGCCGACTGGGGCGCGGCCGAAGCGGAGGGCTTCATCAAGCTCTACGGGATGAGCTCGACGCTCTCGGCGGCGATCAACAAGCCGGCGCGCGGCGGCAAGGTCACCACGAAGGAATGA
- a CDS encoding N-acetylornithine carbamoyltransferase codes for MRHFLTTLDYSRDELQGFLDVAARMKAGPHDKPLEGKSIALLFFNPSLRTRTSFELGAHQLGMKAIVLEPGKGAWPIEFEDGVVMDGDPEEHVREVARVLSRYVDAIAVRAFPKFQRWEDDREDRVIRAFAAHATVPVINMETITHPCQELALLLTLQERLGRTDGKKFLLTWTYHPKPLNTAVANSALIIAAKFGFDVTLLCPTPEYALDPRYMEAAASLTKAQGRSLTVTHDVDAAYQGADIVYAKSWGALPYFGRWADEKPIRDAHRHFMVDQRKMELTPDGLFSHCLPVRRNVKVTDEVLDSPRAIHIDEAENRIHVQKAMMSALLGGR; via the coding sequence GAAAGCAGGGCCCCACGACAAGCCGCTGGAGGGCAAGTCCATCGCCCTCCTCTTCTTCAATCCCTCGCTGCGGACGCGCACGAGCTTCGAGCTCGGCGCCCACCAGCTCGGGATGAAGGCCATCGTGCTGGAGCCCGGCAAAGGGGCCTGGCCGATCGAGTTCGAGGACGGCGTGGTGATGGACGGCGACCCCGAGGAGCACGTGCGCGAGGTGGCGCGGGTGCTGTCGCGTTACGTCGACGCGATCGCGGTGCGGGCGTTCCCGAAGTTCCAGCGGTGGGAAGACGACCGCGAGGACCGCGTGATCCGCGCGTTCGCCGCGCACGCGACCGTGCCGGTGATCAACATGGAGACGATCACCCACCCCTGTCAGGAGCTGGCGCTGCTCTTGACGCTCCAGGAGCGGCTCGGCCGCACCGACGGGAAGAAGTTCCTCCTGACGTGGACCTACCACCCCAAGCCGCTGAACACCGCGGTGGCGAACTCGGCGCTGATCATCGCGGCGAAGTTCGGGTTCGACGTGACCCTGCTCTGCCCGACGCCCGAGTACGCGCTCGATCCGCGCTACATGGAGGCCGCCGCGTCGCTGACGAAGGCCCAGGGGCGGAGCTTGACGGTGACGCACGACGTGGACGCGGCCTACCAGGGCGCCGACATCGTGTACGCGAAGTCGTGGGGAGCGCTGCCCTACTTCGGGCGCTGGGCCGACGAGAAGCCCATCCGCGACGCGCACCGCCACTTCATGGTCGACCAGCGGAAGATGGAGCTGACGCCCGATGGGCTGTTCTCGCACTGCCTGCCAGTGCGTCGGAACGTGAAGGTCACCGACGAGGTGCTGGACTCGCCGCGCGCGATCCACATCGACGAGGCGGAGAACCGGATTCACGTGCAGAAGGCGATGATGAGCGCACTCCTCGGCGGCCGCTGA
- a CDS encoding acetylglutamate kinase, which produces MTGNASTQELIVKLLRNLGSRKEVEQYLKQFSSVESRKFAVIKVGGGIIAEDLDALVSSLTFLSKVGLTPVVVHGAGPQLTEALKQAGLGATTEEDEPKKTSPKALEIVRRVFRTENLRLVDALEAMGTRARPIISGVFEAELVDKRAYGLVGRVTRVHGEAIDSSLRAGHLPIIGSLGETPAGQILNLPTDETTRELAAFLEPFKIVILSRKGGFFDEYGDLIPGVNLEEDYAPLQAEAWVPRLMRVRLDEAKALLERLPRTSSVSITSPDQLAKELFTHKGSGTLIRRGERIVRHDTIDTVDKDRLSDLLESSFGRRPVMDYFKVKPFFRIYLSDSYRAGAILTTESGVPYLDKFAVTAEAQGEGIGGSLWLRMARENPKLFWRARIDNEVNPWYFQRADGSYSNEKWTVFWYGISDFDEIRACVERALSMPATLKEHSIGVVP; this is translated from the coding sequence GTGACCGGGAACGCCTCGACGCAGGAGCTGATCGTCAAGCTGCTGCGCAACCTCGGGAGCCGCAAGGAGGTCGAGCAGTACCTCAAGCAGTTCTCCAGCGTGGAGTCGCGCAAGTTCGCGGTGATCAAGGTCGGCGGCGGCATCATCGCCGAGGATCTCGACGCGCTGGTCTCGTCGTTGACCTTCCTGTCGAAGGTGGGCCTGACGCCGGTGGTGGTGCACGGGGCGGGGCCTCAGCTCACCGAGGCGCTCAAGCAAGCGGGCCTCGGCGCGACGACGGAGGAAGACGAGCCGAAGAAGACCTCGCCGAAGGCGCTGGAGATCGTGCGCCGCGTCTTCCGGACGGAGAACCTGCGCCTCGTGGACGCCCTGGAGGCGATGGGGACGCGCGCGCGGCCGATCATCAGCGGGGTCTTCGAGGCGGAGCTGGTCGACAAGAGGGCCTACGGGCTCGTCGGGCGGGTGACCCGGGTCCATGGCGAGGCGATCGACTCCTCGCTGCGCGCGGGGCACCTGCCGATCATCGGGAGCCTGGGCGAGACGCCCGCAGGGCAGATCCTCAACCTGCCCACCGACGAGACCACACGAGAACTGGCGGCGTTCCTGGAGCCGTTCAAGATCGTGATCCTCTCGCGCAAGGGCGGCTTCTTCGACGAGTACGGCGATCTCATCCCCGGCGTGAACCTGGAGGAGGACTACGCGCCGCTCCAGGCCGAGGCGTGGGTACCGCGGCTCATGCGCGTCCGGCTCGACGAGGCGAAGGCGCTCCTGGAGCGGCTGCCGAGGACGTCGAGCGTGTCGATCACCTCGCCCGATCAGCTCGCCAAGGAGCTGTTCACCCATAAGGGCTCGGGGACGTTGATCCGGCGCGGTGAACGGATCGTCCGGCACGACACGATCGACACGGTCGACAAGGACCGCCTCTCGGACCTGCTGGAGTCGAGCTTCGGGCGGCGGCCCGTGATGGACTACTTCAAGGTGAAGCCCTTCTTCCGGATCTACCTGTCCGACAGCTACCGGGCTGGCGCGATCCTGACCACGGAGAGCGGGGTGCCCTACCTCGACAAGTTCGCGGTGACGGCGGAGGCGCAAGGGGAAGGGATCGGCGGGTCGCTGTGGCTGCGGATGGCGCGCGAGAACCCGAAGCTGTTCTGGCGTGCGCGCATCGACAACGAGGTGAACCCTTGGTACTTCCAGCGCGCCGACGGCTCGTACTCGAACGAGAAATGGACGGTGTTCTGGTACGGCATCTCCGACTTCGACGAGATCCGGGCCTGCGTGGAGCGGGCCCTGTCGATGCCGGCGACGCTGAAGGAGCACAGCATCGGGGTCGTCCCCTGA
- the argC gene encoding N-acetyl-gamma-glutamyl-phosphate reductase, producing the protein MALTGGADRIGVGLVGARGYTGAELVRLLEAHPRFHLAFASSRQGKGKPLSSLCEGAETALLVEELGPADVAARGSAGVAAVILAMPNGQAAAYVEAIEGAGAEAIVVDLSADHRFDARWAYGLPELGRAKLGAARRIANPGCYATGAQLGIAPARGLLSGPPHVFGVSGYSGAGTTPSDKNDPEKLRDNLMPYALTGHIHEREIAHGLGIEVFFTPHVAPFFRGITLTISMPLAAPVSVEALRALYLEAYAAEPLVQVQDEIPLVRDAAGRHGVTIGGITVDAAGRRAVVVVTLDNLLKGAATQALQNLNLACSLPELLGVPS; encoded by the coding sequence GTGGCGCTCACGGGCGGAGCAGATCGGATCGGCGTGGGCCTCGTGGGGGCGCGCGGCTACACCGGGGCGGAGCTGGTGCGGCTCCTGGAGGCGCACCCGCGCTTCCACCTGGCGTTCGCGTCGTCACGGCAAGGAAAGGGAAAGCCGCTCTCCTCGCTGTGCGAGGGAGCGGAGACGGCGCTCCTGGTCGAGGAGCTGGGCCCCGCTGACGTGGCAGCGCGCGGGAGCGCTGGCGTCGCCGCGGTGATCCTGGCCATGCCGAACGGGCAAGCCGCCGCGTACGTGGAGGCGATCGAGGGCGCCGGCGCCGAGGCGATCGTGGTCGATCTCTCGGCGGACCACCGCTTCGACGCGCGCTGGGCGTACGGCCTGCCGGAGCTCGGGCGCGCGAAGCTCGGCGCGGCGCGTCGGATCGCGAACCCGGGATGCTACGCGACCGGCGCCCAGCTCGGGATCGCCCCAGCGCGAGGCCTCCTTTCAGGGCCGCCGCACGTGTTCGGGGTGTCGGGGTACAGCGGGGCGGGGACGACCCCCTCGGACAAGAACGATCCCGAGAAGCTGCGCGACAACCTGATGCCGTACGCGCTGACCGGTCACATCCACGAGCGAGAGATCGCGCACGGCCTGGGGATCGAGGTGTTCTTCACGCCCCACGTGGCCCCGTTCTTCCGCGGGATCACGCTGACGATCTCGATGCCACTCGCCGCGCCCGTATCGGTCGAGGCGCTGCGCGCGCTGTACCTGGAGGCCTACGCCGCCGAGCCGCTCGTCCAGGTGCAAGACGAGATCCCGCTGGTGCGTGACGCGGCGGGTCGCCACGGGGTCACGATCGGGGGCATCACCGTCGACGCGGCAGGGCGGCGCGCGGTGGTGGTGGTCACGCTCGACAACCTGTTGAAAGGGGCTGCGACGCAGGCGTTGCAGAACCTGAACCTGGCCTGTTCACTGCCCGAGCTGCTGGGGGTGCCCTCGTGA
- a CDS encoding acetylornithine deacetylase, whose translation MSEGAVGVTDDAVARVLGHLERLVGFDTRNPPRAIDGGGLFAYLREALPGFQVEVQDLGEGCVWLLARRGSPRVLFNVHVDTVPADPGWTRDPLRLAVEGDRAVGLGACDIKGAAAALLVAAAETDGDAAFLFSSDEEAGTSRCIRDFTARHRFDEVIVGEPTSCKAVLAHRGIGTATASFRGVGGHASSARALHDSAVHEAVRWAGKALEEAERSERAAAEGGAFGGLVGLRLNLGIIEGGLKSNMIAAQASVRFGVRPPPSRHPAAVIDALAALAPDPSRITVTKGFLAPPLPADGEAGLARGKALAARHGLTEGAAVDFWTEAALFSEGGAAAVVFGPGDIQQAHTAGEFVPLADLAAALATYKRMLAGAGGPS comes from the coding sequence ATGAGCGAGGGCGCCGTGGGCGTCACGGACGACGCGGTGGCCCGGGTGCTGGGCCACCTGGAGCGGCTCGTGGGGTTCGACACGCGAAACCCGCCGCGCGCGATCGATGGTGGCGGCCTCTTCGCGTACCTGCGCGAGGCGCTGCCCGGGTTCCAGGTGGAGGTGCAGGACCTCGGCGAGGGGTGCGTGTGGCTGCTCGCGCGCCGTGGGTCGCCGCGGGTGCTGTTCAACGTGCACGTGGACACGGTGCCGGCGGATCCCGGATGGACGCGGGATCCCTTGCGCCTCGCCGTGGAGGGAGACCGGGCGGTGGGGCTCGGTGCGTGCGACATCAAGGGGGCGGCGGCCGCGCTGCTCGTCGCCGCCGCGGAGACGGACGGGGACGCGGCATTCCTGTTCAGCTCCGACGAAGAGGCGGGAACGTCCCGCTGCATCCGCGATTTCACCGCGCGCCACCGCTTCGACGAGGTGATCGTCGGCGAGCCGACGTCGTGCAAGGCGGTGCTCGCTCACCGGGGGATCGGGACGGCCACCGCGTCGTTCCGTGGCGTCGGTGGGCATGCGTCGAGCGCGCGGGCGCTCCACGACAGCGCGGTGCACGAGGCGGTGCGCTGGGCAGGGAAGGCGCTGGAAGAGGCGGAGCGATCGGAGCGCGCGGCGGCGGAGGGCGGCGCGTTCGGAGGCCTGGTGGGGCTGCGGCTCAACCTCGGGATCATCGAGGGGGGCCTCAAGTCGAACATGATCGCCGCGCAAGCGTCGGTGCGGTTCGGCGTGAGGCCGCCCCCGTCGCGGCATCCCGCGGCGGTGATCGACGCGCTGGCTGCACTCGCGCCGGATCCGTCGCGGATCACGGTGACGAAGGGGTTCCTCGCGCCCCCTTTGCCCGCCGATGGTGAAGCTGGGCTCGCGCGGGGCAAGGCGCTCGCGGCGCGCCATGGTCTCACCGAGGGCGCGGCCGTCGACTTCTGGACGGAGGCGGCGCTGTTCTCGGAGGGAGGCGCCGCGGCCGTGGTGTTCGGCCCTGGCGACATCCAGCAAGCGCACACCGCGGGAGAGTTCGTGCCGCTCGCGGATCTCGCCGCGGCGCTGGCCACCTACAAGCGGATGCTCGCTGGAGCGGGAGGGCCGTCGTGA